actttgcttctccgacgtggaggagattataaaaagcatctgttgtgtcataaattattgtgtgttgttccacttcaacaattagtctctcgttgagaccctttgatcgatctttgatcacctggtgccaccggtcatgacgtcacgttgatgtgaagttgtaaaaagctacatgaactgagtattgtgttttattttgaaagggggcggaagtttattacgttgattcaaggcccggtttcctgtctggtgcgcagtgctctgttgaaatttacgaggttcagccgcggctcgcggaagaaatagaaatcttgcggaaagctcgcgccgtggcgcggagagccgcttctgggacgcttctgatccgcgcccggtgtgagtgctctcattgactagactggattctatttgctacggtgaccgcggcggtgccgttccgcttccgttccgcttccgttccgcgtccggtgtgagttggcctttagtttgaatcagtcacgaagctcctggttgtttacataaagacaaagaggctttgacagtgaagtgagacctcttgctgagATATGCCACCTTTgagtttacttcattctggatcgtcattggtgggtcaaatgtgaatgtgggcggtactatCGATTcccctgactctgattggtcgacaggtgtcaatcatcaaaatccGCCAATCAGGATCCACACTCTGTGTcgttttagccttagcagcatagacgccgcattgagcactgaatcgtacgtcgacctcgccgccatattggatgtgtgtaaactaatacaaggaaatggactgaacttcataaagcgcctttctacaaagttcttcaagttaatgtctcttatacacccattcacacacacactaatatatctgggaaacaaacaggcaccaaaaacaatgatgtaacttttaaagtgatgattataaatgtttacatatatatatagtatacacacacaaattcttttaataccgcttgtttcaaacattgcgtcgtcttaaaactcgaagtcttcttccctcctccttaaattgtgtttcttttttagtgaggatattttttaacaaaaatgtgtttaaatgtatttcaatatgtttataaacacacaaaaatgttaaaatgtgttttaaaaagatgttaaaaacatacacaaagattgtgtttaagaaaaatatttgagcacattcacaaataaagatatttaaaatgtttcaacatttcaacatatatgtttaaaaaagatgtgaatgacatgatgtacatagttaagtggttatcgtttctttccgataaatagtattgtcttgtgcaggccatgcaaccgagaatgcaagctatgaatcagatgggatttaggatttgccatgtctagcaagtcaccctaaaattgactagaatgcaggaaattgcatctaagaaatacaaaccCCCCCATTGGAAAATAtatcacataaatgaaaaaattcaccatcccccctggtttcattttacaactcgactactgcgAGTGATGAGCAATAAATCTTACATTGTttgcattcaaacacacacacagctcatttttgtttgtttgaatgtaaaaatcTTAATTAATCAGGTAACTGATAACTAAAGCTGTAGAATAATTGTAGTAAGAAGTTAAATATTTCCTTTTGAATTGTAGTGGAGTATTCGTGCAGAGCTGCAtataaagagaagaagaagtagttaTGTTGTTTATCATTTTAGCTCTTCCCACAGGCGGGGTCAATCGTACACATAGATTGACCTTTAATCAGAAATCATAACTTCCTCCTTCGCTCTACTGAGCTGTTGCCCTGCTCCTGAGCACACACTGCATATCAGACTCTTCTAGGAGGAGGATTACTTTCTTACATTCCTAAGGTTTCTCCTTAAGACTTGAACAGCAATTTTTAACTTAACTTGTGGTTTCATGGTGTTGGGTGCTGTATAcaacaatactttattttaaGGTAAGAGAAAAAACTTGTTACTGTTGTTGTGAGTAAGTGATTCTGAGAGTGATAATCTTTGTATTGGTTCTGTATTCCAGCAAACTGCATTTGCAATAAAACAATGGCTATAAGGTTAAAAGGCTGACTTAACATTCATATTTGGCTGAAAAGAGTGGGAATTGTAGCTCTGTTGGTGTCCTGCTGCCACCAGAAATGGTGTATAATGATGTCAACTCTTGCAATTTAGCGCCAGTGTGCTTGAGCACAGAGAGCTGTAACAATCGAAAAATGCATCagagccctctaaatcttacacactccACCACTTAGCTTCAGGgactgcttttttaaaaagaaatgtttgttttaggaATTTACAAATGCTACTGCACACTTGTTTTACAGATGTGGTTGTGGACTTTGATTGGCCTTTGCATCATCACAAAGGTGCATGGGTTTGCAAATGGTGCCCCCAATGACgaagaaacatgtaaaaaaatgtcaccTGTGCATAGAAGAAGCGATGGGACAAATTCTCCCCGTCAGACTACTAAATCACCCTTTGAGGTCACTTACGAATTGGGCCAAAGGAAAGAGCCTATTACAGGTATAGACTCACCTGACTGGTCATTCACTAAGTGCAACATTATTACTACTCTGTCTTCATCTTCTGACTTTTTGCCCTGATGATCTTCAAATCATTTTCCAGTTTCTCTCCAGAGCAAGTCATCTCATAAATTCATTGGATTTATGTTGGAGGCTCGAGAGAAAGGCATGGTGGACGGAGGCAGTCCTGTTGGAAAATTTATCCCACTTAATCCTGGAGAAATCAAACTCCTACGGTGCAGTAATTTAGAAGTAAGTAACCATCCTATTTTAATCACTATTAGAGGTAGTAAGTATACTGAATTGATTAACTGGTTAACTTAACACTGATGCTTTCTGAATCCTTTTTAGCTAAcacattttttgatttgtttttgtgtttgtccatcTCCTTAGGGCTCTGCTGTTACTAATTTAGGCAATACAGGCAAGAATTTGATCAAGGTTAACTGGACAGCGGAGGGAGCAGAGTTAGACATATTTTTCAGGTATACCTACACAAACCTCCAAAAGTCAACCTGTTGACctgcttcagttttatttaatataacaaTGCAGAgcaaaatactttaaaaatgaCACTATTATATGTTTCAGAGCCACATTTGTTAAAAGCTATTCCATATTCTGGGAACGAGTGGATGTGAATGTTGTTTTACCTCCAGACCCCACAACACTACCACCAAGTACTCCAATAAGTACTCCAGCAAGTACTCCAACGAGTACTCCAACAAGTACTCCAGCAAGTACTCCAACAAGTACTCCAACAAGTACTCCAGCAAATACTCCAACAAGTACTCCAACAAGTACTCCACCAAGTACTCCAGTAAGTACTCCAACAAGTACTCAAACAAGTACACCAACAAGTACTCCAGTAAGTACTCAAACAAGTACTTCAGTAAGTACTCAAACAAGTACTCCAGCTAGTACTCAAACAAGTACTCCTACAAGTACTACAAAGCCAAGTACAACTCCTCCAGGAAAGGACAAACATAAGGTAAGAGGTAATGAGGGTCACAAATGTGTACTTGATTGCTTCTGATATTGTGCATACATTTTTGCATGAATATATAAACTTCAAAAGCTTTCATTTACTCAACTCTTTATTGTTTCTCTAGAAATATCTTCTGGCAGAAACTGGGATGATGGGTTTTAGCGTTCTTTTGGTGGGCGTGAAAGAGGTATGTTGTTTCTAAACTCACATCAATCAGTAAATGCTGTTACGTGGTAGTCTTACCACTGTCACATGGTGAGACACTGTTggcaaaaatatatacaagaaaatacatttctcatATGCTCTCCCTCTTCAGGATATCCCTGATATATTCACAATTACCTTCACTGATGGCCCATTTTCTCGTTGTCTAATTACGGTAAGGCACGAGTTGACTGTGCTGTAGTTGCAACTGTTTCTAGCTTCCCTCATTCCACACAGTGTTGTTCCCTGTAAATCCTGTGCGTATGCAGGTGAGTTGAATCTGCAATGGCAGACACCGCcactaacaataaaaaatgctcAATATAGAGAGGTAATTACAGAGttaaaatttaattgaattacttttttaagaaataaatgcctaccaaaaataaaaataaacatttgaacttTAATGGTGTCAGTggtaatttattttctgttcatgtttgcattttgtgcatatatattttatattttatatctttattgtttaaaatgtagtttacatttttttaaacttaaaatctCTGGGGACAAGCATTGCAACACAGCATTTTCTATAAATGTTATGTTCTTGTTATACTGTGCTTTTGTATCGGtgcctttaaaaagaaattgaaacaaattattaaaatttattaagataattaaatgtttatttttttgtaggtGTTTAAGATAACATGCAGTCAGCTTTGTTATGCACTTGAAATATCGACCCtggtgttgttttgtgtggATGATCCCGTTTCAGTGAGTAATATTAGCGGTATAcaagatttatttatatctacatCCAAATTTCTGaatcttatttttaatgtgtgtgtctatgtgtgacttcttctgtgtgtatgtatgtttaggTCACTCTTGTTGCTCTTGTGTCTGTGGCGATACTGATTAATATAATAGAGCTGATAATCATCTCTCTGCCTTTGGGACCCAGTCATGAACTGTAAGTTCAActcctttttatatatttgaccTGACTATTATGttaacatacatatacatatacatatatatatacatataacaaacatatacaatttgtttctctttcgTTCTATTTCAGAAAGGAGATGTGTGACCTTGCTGACAAATTGTCATTGTCAGTCATCCATACCGGTCCTATAAGTAAGATTTACTTAATTTTAATGTAGTAAACTTTACTGCATTTATTTGCTCAGTGAGAAGATTTGTTAAATATCTTTTAagcaatagtttgacatttttttaaatttgggttgtctttctgtgtgtaaaGGCcagtgtacagtttgtgtgGCCAAATGAGTTTTCATctatgcaacaaaaaaaagcacaacatttGTGTACAGAAAAGTACATTGACTGTACACATTGACTGTACATGCACTATAAAAACCAAAAGaatggatgtttgttttgtgcactGTATGTTTGAGCCGTACTCCCCTTGCTTGGTCCTATTCTCATCATATGGTTGTGCACACCTATCTATTTTGGACTTCTGATGTAGAGACACAGACCACTTATtgaagtatgtatgtatgctcAGGCCTTATGTGTCATTCACCTGTTTTGTGGCCATGGTATAATGTCTCCTTCATGCTAGCACGGGTCCTTTAAAGATAATTATTTTGGGaggcattttttaaatcattattagACACCAGTATGTCAAACTATTGCTTTAAAACATCAGAGATAATCAATGTCACAGCTCGCATCTCTTCAGATAGTTGCCATTGCTTATTTTAATTTCAACATCTGTTttacacacagctgctgtcGTCGTCATGGTTGTTTTGGAGATTGAACGGAAAGAGTCTTGGCTTCCCAGAGTGATGATTGCTTACGTAGTGTGGATTTTCCTGTTTGTAATTTGGGTCTTCATACTGAATGTTTACAAGAACACAAAACTGGGGATAAGACAACTAGGTGAAAAACTCGTAGTATTAAACTGCTTGTATATCATTTCTTGCATAAAATACAATATGGAAACCTTATGGTGAACAAAATTATATCGCTCACTATTTTCTTTTACAGGGAGGTCACATAGTGTGAAATGGaggcaacagaaaaaaaaggtgaggaCCTGTCCAAATCATGTTTTGATAACACTTTTTCACATCTAGCAAATCATgcattacagtaaaaaaatgcAAGGTCATGCCTGTCTTTCACTCTCGCACCTCTGAATTTCAGGAGCTCAGTGCATGCGAAGTGATTGTTATTGCTGTCTCATTAATATTCGACGTTGGAACCATGATTTTCACTGCAGCTATCATTTTTGGGATATTTAAAGGATAAAAATGAAGACGTGCTGGCACTTTGATTCACAGTTGTGTTATATATTAATCTATGTCGTCACGCACTTTTGGATTATTGATTGCAAATTGCTGCTTTTGTGAATTTTATTAAAATTTGTGTTGATAATGTAAAGTTGTGTTTAACCGCCTGGTGCCTCATGAGCCAAAAGTAATgtcaaaacttcaaaataacaataaagccACCTAATTTAAAAATGCTACACTGTCTAATTTATGTCTTAACGGTCAGACAAAACAGACTGGATAATGTTCCAGGGTTAATGTTTAACATCTCTAAgggtttttttcatttacaaggAAGTTTAATAAATCAACCACGCCTGTCATCAAGGtgaaactgtaaatatttgCTCATATTACACCTTCCGATATTTTTGTATCTCCTTGTGCCAGGGACAGTGATCAGTGCGGGAATGTTTAAGTGTTGTGATCATGCTCTCGTAACTGTGTGGAATGTCCTTCTTTCAGCCTGTTGTTGATGCCAAGAGTATGAGGCCATGGAAATGTTGAAGTTCAGTGTGTAAGGATGAATATAATGTGTGAGTCATCAGTATGAAATGAGAGAGATCATTTATTCAATTTCCTTAAACATGATTAAAGTTGAAAATATATAACCTTTGTACCATACGTTATCTCAGTATACTTACATCAAACATCATATACAActacatatattaaatattaatataaatatgaatcctcactgactgactgaattcAGCTGAGTTTTAATTgttgcttttccttttttaatttcattaaagcCCTGGGTCATATCCTTTTTCTTTACGACAACTTTATCTAATTTTACTCCCTTTTTGTTCTGCACTGAGAGTCTAAAACAACTGCGATATGGTGACTATGTGAACAAATTTGGTTTGATGTGTTACAGATCGCCATAAATGACCTACCTAAACTTCTAGACCTTGAAATGCAGTAGGTGGGATATCTATATCAATACTGGCAAATCTACACAGAGATCTGTTTCTTGTATTTGCCATTTAATTCCAAAACAGAAATTGTTAAAGTGTAAATCACAGTTGTTTACAGAAAAAGAATAGAACCGAATATTTGtaataactaactaataacTGCCCCAATTATTAATCCTCTCCAAGAAGGAGGAAGAACTAACCACCTAGCAAATGACTGACTTCCTTGTTTCTATGAACAACACTGACGATGTTGCAGCATCTAAAAGTGACAGTTCAAGTTCAGTTcaagtggggttgtatgaggtacttatacatagtcagtgtgttatctACAGTAGACAGATATCAGCGTGCTCCCactttggagaagcagacagaagtcctGGCACAGAAgtagagcaaagcactgctgcaGACAGGACCAGCAGAAAAGgtgttttagccacataaaacaATGTTCCCTTACCACCAAAGGAAAGGGCTGCCTTACACTAAAGTAAATCGCCTAGAGAACATGCTCACTATATTGTACACTTGAACAAATTGATTTATATAGGTGGGACTTTTAGGTGGCTACACGAGGAAGTCCACAGTGATTGGTGTCACTAGAGGACAACTTCTACTTCCTCTCCCACCGATACAAATATAGGCATAACATGAAGAAACACAACTGTGGGACATAtcaaaataatctttatttaaaatgtacatgTGTTCATATAAGCACAACAAAATCCATCTCAGAGGGATAACATCAGAGGAATGAACTGTatcacatgaaaaaaagaacacttttcagtattttatcatttaaatttgcAAAAATCTGTCTACAAGAAACCTTGTTTGAGTTGTGATGTTGtcaaaatacagaaacaaatgatTGATGAGTCTGttgctatttttttaaatatagtctGATCTTCTCCATTTGGGTGTTTAAGGCACATTCTGTGACTTGCTGACTAATATTtagtcaaaatattttttacaaattcAAATCACTTAGTGAgaacctgtttgtttttaagttgaCAACACTGCAAGTACAACaggtgcaaaaaaacaaacattttttatatccAATATATGTACAGAGCTAtcaaaaattatttaaatctagtaaagatacagtatataacaaaaatacacattcagaaaaacacagaatataaaatatttatcttaATAAAAGCCAGTATTGTTGATAAAATGGATACTTGAAGCAAAATCAAACATCTTTAGTGCAAAGCCAAACCAATCATGTACAAAAGAGAATTAAATGAAGGGACACAAATCGTATATGAATTGGTGGTGAAACATCACCGTCACATCCTTTATGGAAAGcctgtacatgtacacatgtgtaaaaaaaacttcagtgcTGGACATCTTTGTGAGCATTTAACCTGAATCATCAACATTGGACTGCAGCTTGAATACAATCTTGTCTCTTACACAGAGAGATTAATACAAACAAAGCAAGTCtatatttgaaatataacaGGACACACACTTCATCTACATGTTACGTCTCTGCATCACAGCTCCTGCACAGTGTCAAGAAGGATCAGGCTGGTCCAAAGTGATATCCCTGACTTCCTTTTTGATGCCAGCTTTGTTCATCAGCATCCTTTCTGCTCCACTTCCTTCTCAGACACCACAGGCAAGACAAGATGGGAGATACGGCTCCACAGTCCACCGTACTTGTCAGCATCCATCTCATTGAAGGCCGTTTGGTTGCCGGAGCCCACCAGCCTTGCTTTAACATAATCTTGcacagcctcctccacctccttcagaCTCTGCTTATTCTCAATTTCATCTTGAGGCAGCAGCACAGTAAACAACAAGAATACCTGCTTGTATGCTGCACTTTCGTGGTCACAGTAGCGATAAAAAATAAGGGTGGAGCCTGGAGGCAGCTCTTCGAAGCGGTGAATGACAGCCACGGGTTTGTCTCCTTCAAAAGCTGCTTGCAACTGGCTGTCGACATCCAGCTTCACCTCATCGCTGTCCTGGCTGGCTTTACTGGCTCCGTCGATGTGGAGGACGGAGGCGTTAAGGGcagatgagaaggaggaggccAGCCCCTGAGCCAGGCACTTCAGTGTCTTCTCAGCTTTGAGGCCAGAGGTAAAGATCAGACTGACTGGCTCTGTGGGATGGGCTGTATTGAGGTGCTTCTCCAGGTGGATTTTGCTCCTCTTCCATAAGTCAGACCGCTGACTGGGGAACTGAGTTTCAAGAAGAGTCAAGTGATCTGCAAACTTTTCTGGCTCTACAACTCTGGGTGGATGCTTCACACTATCTGCAGTCCTTTGAAATATGGGAATGATCATGTATGCCAGCAAGAAGGCAGAAGTACTGAGCAGTACCAGGAGGACAAAACGCCAGAAATACCACATGCATCCTGGAAATGACACAAGACAATAGTCAAATGGCAAATAATGTAGAAGAAGTATCTCTGTGTGTAAAgataaagtcattaaaattattattgcTTACCTCTCTTCTTGACGTCAGTTTCCTTTATCCCttcaaaaaatagaaaatctcattaaaagaaatgtcaaatCTACCTTAGATGTTGATAAGGACTTTAATATTCAGTTGAATACCTGCTTTTTTGTGAgatttttgttcagttttcttCTGTGTCGGAATGTTATTCGCAATTTGCCGCGTTGCGCAGGATTTCGACGAGGCTGGATACATGCTTGGGGCATAGTGGTTAACTTGTGGTTTACCTAAAGATGAGGCAGAAATTACTGTAAACATTTGATCATTTCTGAAGCTGTAAATCCAATGAACAGGTGCTGAACAAAATCTGGCTTAATAAAAATGTCGACAGTACCAATACTCTTGGGTTCGGCCTCCATTGTCTTCCTGTACTCTTCCATTGTCGTGATCCTATGTCTTGATCTGATTTGCGTGGCAGTCTTGGGAGCTGCAGGTCCTTTATTCGATGGttttactgaaaacaaatgagcaAAATTAGAACAACTGCATTATCCTCCCTCGATGTTATTACTCCTATGCAAAGTGAAGCTACAGCATTTTCCTACCTGTCTCGGTTTCATTTTTGGCATGACTGGGTCGGCAGCAATCACCGAGCACTACACGAGTGGAGAAATTCACAGAACTGACGCCACCTGATTCGTACAGAGAGAAAACCTTTATGACATAATCAAACTAATCAAAGTGCCTGTGTTTAGGTCCAGTGGCTACCAGAAATCATATGAATCAAGGGTTTATGTCACAGTAATACAACCGTGTGTGTGACCTGAGAGCACCTGCATGCATTAGATGAGCATATAGCATTATCCTACCTGTCTTGGCTTCATTTACAGCATGACTGGGTTTGTAGCGTTCACCCAGCGCTACACGAGGGAGTAAATTCACATCTCCACCGGCACCTGATTCATATGGAGAGAAAGACCTTTATAAAAGCATGCATAACATCTGCTTTGGTGGACACACAGTCCACTGTTCCAGACAATCATGCCACAATGCATTTACATTTTGGCATTGCTTGCTTTACATTATTGCATATTGCTTTAAGTTTATTGCATAAACTTAAAGCAATATGCAATATAGCAAATTACtgataagatagatagatagatagatagatagatagatagatagatagatagatagatagatagatagatagataatgaAAGTATTAATTGCAGTCCTAACCTGGGCATATTTCTGGTTGATGAATGTTATAAGAGGAATCCTCAATTTCTTGCTCTCCATTTTCCTCCACATGTTCGGCTGATTCCTGAACATCCATCTTGTTCTCACCGCCGCCAACTTCTTCTCTCCCAGTCTCCTTACGACTCTTCTTGCTCGGGGAATCTGTTGAGGggaaaataaaagtctgtttcttagactaccttaaaaaaaaaaaaagacaaaaagcagaCTGAGGGTTAGCTCTTGTTGTAAATAGTTAAACACTATTAAC
Above is a window of Larimichthys crocea isolate SSNF chromosome XVII, L_crocea_2.0, whole genome shotgun sequence DNA encoding:
- the LOC104918498 gene encoding cell wall integrity and stress response component 4 isoform X1, with the translated sequence MWLWTLIGLCIITKVHGFANGAPNDEETCKKMSPVHRRSDGTNSPRQTTKSPFEVTYELGQRKEPITVSLQSKSSHKFIGFMLEAREKGMVDGGSPVGKFIPLNPGEIKLLRCSNLEGSAVTNLGNTGKNLIKVNWTAEGAELDIFFRATFVKSYSIFWERVDVNVVLPPDPTTLPPSTPISTPASTPTSTPTSTPASTPTSTPTSTPANTPTSTPTSTPPSTPVSTPTSTQTSTPTSTPVSTQTSTSVSTQTSTPASTQTSTPTSTTKPSTTPPGKDKHKKYLLAETGMMGFSVLLVGVKEDIPDIFTITFTDGPFSRCLITVFKITCSQLCYALEISTLVLFCVDDPVSVTLVALVSVAILINIIELIIISLPLGPSHELKEMCDLADKLSLSVIHTGPITAVVVMVVLEIERKESWLPRVMIAYVVWIFLFVIWVFILNVYKNTKLGIRQLGRSHSVKWRQQKKKELSACEVIVIAVSLIFDVGTMIFTAAIIFGIFKG
- the LOC104918498 gene encoding uncharacterized protein LOC104918498 isoform X2; its protein translation is MMGFSVLLVGVKEDIPDIFTITFTDGPFSRCLITVFKITCSQLCYALEISTLVLFCVDDPVSVTLVALVSVAILINIIELIIISLPLGPSHELKEMCDLADKLSLSVIHTGPITAVVVMVVLEIERKESWLPRVMIAYVVWIFLFVIWVFILNVYKNTKLGIRQLGRSHSVKWRQQKKKELSACEVIVIAVSLIFDVGTMIFTAAIIFGIFKG
- the LOC104918456 gene encoding torsin-1A-interacting protein 2 isoform X2, producing the protein MESRPVRRSQRQSTSKDSPSKKSRKETGREEVGGGENKMDVQESAEHVEENGEQEIEDSSYNIHQPEICPGAGGDVNLLPRVALGERYKPSHAVNEAKTGGVSSVNFSTRVVLGDCCRPSHAKNETETVKPSNKGPAAPKTATQIRSRHRITTMEEYRKTMEAEPKSIGKPQVNHYAPSMYPASSKSCATRQIANNIPTQKKTEQKSHKKAGIKETDVKKRGCMWYFWRFVLLVLLSTSAFLLAYMIIPIFQRTADSVKHPPRVVEPEKFADHLTLLETQFPSQRSDLWKRSKIHLEKHLNTAHPTEPVSLIFTSGLKAEKTLKCLAQGLASSFSSALNASVLHIDGASKASQDSDEVKLDVDSQLQAAFEGDKPVAVIHRFEELPPGSTLIFYRYCDHESAAYKQVFLLFTVLLPQDEIENKQSLKEVEEAVQDYVKARLVGSGNQTAFNEMDADKYGGLWSRISHLVLPVVSEKEVEQKGC
- the LOC104918456 gene encoding torsin-1A-interacting protein 2 isoform X1, encoding MESRPVRRSQRQSTSKVMIIEPTVRRPIKRPRKNLENRAPAAAVNGSKDMETGSEDEDSPSKKSRKETGREEVGGGENKMDVQESAEHVEENGEQEIEDSSYNIHQPEICPGAGGDVNLLPRVALGERYKPSHAVNEAKTGGVSSVNFSTRVVLGDCCRPSHAKNETETVKPSNKGPAAPKTATQIRSRHRITTMEEYRKTMEAEPKSIGKPQVNHYAPSMYPASSKSCATRQIANNIPTQKKTEQKSHKKAGIKETDVKKRGCMWYFWRFVLLVLLSTSAFLLAYMIIPIFQRTADSVKHPPRVVEPEKFADHLTLLETQFPSQRSDLWKRSKIHLEKHLNTAHPTEPVSLIFTSGLKAEKTLKCLAQGLASSFSSALNASVLHIDGASKASQDSDEVKLDVDSQLQAAFEGDKPVAVIHRFEELPPGSTLIFYRYCDHESAAYKQVFLLFTVLLPQDEIENKQSLKEVEEAVQDYVKARLVGSGNQTAFNEMDADKYGGLWSRISHLVLPVVSEKEVEQKGC